The Burkholderia pyrrocinia genome includes a window with the following:
- a CDS encoding AraC family transcriptional regulator: protein MPRSALLTPTAARAARLPDATPTHALREQRFSPAKLAVLVDVAAQAGLDPATVLDGTGLTPAAVADPFTLTSSLQFLTAARNAIGRYDGSDLGVRVGRLLHASSYGMYGYAMLCSESMAHAFDSAVKYHQLANPALEIRWVAQGDTASWLFPNQDEVPRPCLDQPLYRFLIDMQFALHVTIIKDVMGAWCVPARAQFTQPEPPHVALLSDALECPLAFGQPRNVLDYPAAWLARAPQLANPITAAQVSSHCARLLDELRTQSGVTRRVYQELTRTPGQFPDIDAIADILCITSRTLRRKLEAEGTSYSELLTSVRKALAIDYLSTTTLSTEDIAQTLGFSDAVGFRHAFKRWTGTTPSNVRRKRGG from the coding sequence ATGCCGCGCAGTGCGCTCTTGACCCCGACGGCCGCCCGCGCAGCCCGCCTGCCGGACGCCACGCCCACCCACGCGTTGCGCGAGCAGCGCTTTTCGCCGGCCAAGCTGGCCGTGCTGGTCGACGTCGCAGCGCAGGCCGGCCTCGACCCGGCCACGGTGCTCGACGGCACCGGCCTCACGCCGGCCGCCGTCGCGGACCCGTTCACGCTCACGTCGTCGCTGCAGTTCCTGACGGCCGCGCGCAATGCGATTGGCCGGTACGACGGTTCCGATCTCGGCGTGCGCGTCGGCCGCCTGCTGCATGCGTCGAGCTACGGGATGTACGGCTACGCGATGCTGTGCTCGGAGTCGATGGCCCATGCGTTCGACTCGGCCGTCAAATATCACCAGCTCGCGAACCCCGCGCTCGAGATCCGCTGGGTCGCGCAGGGCGATACGGCGTCGTGGCTGTTTCCGAACCAGGACGAGGTGCCGCGGCCCTGCCTCGACCAGCCGCTGTACCGCTTCCTGATCGACATGCAGTTCGCGCTGCACGTGACGATCATCAAGGACGTGATGGGTGCATGGTGCGTGCCGGCGCGCGCGCAGTTCACGCAGCCGGAACCGCCGCATGTGGCATTGCTGTCCGACGCGCTCGAATGCCCGCTCGCGTTCGGCCAGCCGCGCAACGTGCTCGACTACCCGGCCGCGTGGCTCGCGCGCGCGCCGCAGCTCGCGAATCCGATCACCGCCGCGCAGGTGTCGTCGCATTGCGCGCGCCTGCTCGACGAACTTCGCACCCAGTCGGGCGTCACGCGCCGCGTCTATCAGGAACTCACGCGCACGCCGGGACAATTCCCGGACATCGACGCGATCGCGGACATCCTCTGCATCACGTCGCGCACGCTGCGCCGCAAGCTCGAAGCGGAAGGCACGTCGTACAGCGAACTGCTGACGAGCGTGCGCAAGGCGCTCGCGATCGACTACCTGAGCACGACCACGCTCAGCACCGAGGACATCGCGCAGACGCTCGGCTTCAGCGATGCGGTCGGATTCCGTCACGCGTTCAAGCGCTGGACCGGCACGACACCCAGCAACGTGCGGCGCAAGCGCGGCGGCTGA
- a CDS encoding sensor histidine kinase: MKLTLTQRLSLVFSILLLACSGASAWLQIRANDMREKEVVQGLSRDLAANIANSAPLMDANGLRPDAVRTLFGQLMGVNPSVEVYLLDNAGRIKGDDAPPGHVKRDRVDLAPVQRFIAGQPLPILGDDPRSPDARKVFSAAPLQRAGQPPSGYIYVVLLGEAHDRLAARVDAGNVLRTTLWSMAVVALLGLLAGLTAFSFITRPLRRLTDAMRRFDANGAPDTQPPVPRSPPGRRGDDIVVLESAFAQMADRIGDQWRALTQQDQQRRELITNISHDLRTPLTSLHGYLETLSLKSDTLAEPERRRYLSIALAQSTKVGRLAQALFELARLESGSVQAEREPFSLVDLVQDVFQKFELTAQARGVALHARIPPRVPVVSADLGMIERVLTNLLDNALRHTPSHGEVEVALEPQGDRVVVTVSDTGEGIPAARREGLFRRPQRPMSGAAVTSGGLGLLIVHRMLALNGSSIRLVDRAGRGAVFEFALAVASPAVGDAR; the protein is encoded by the coding sequence ATGAAACTCACGCTCACCCAGCGGCTGTCGCTCGTGTTCTCGATCCTGCTGCTCGCGTGCTCGGGCGCGTCGGCGTGGCTGCAGATCCGCGCGAACGACATGCGCGAGAAGGAAGTCGTGCAGGGGCTGTCGCGCGACCTGGCCGCGAACATCGCCAACAGCGCGCCGCTGATGGACGCGAACGGGTTGCGCCCCGATGCCGTGCGCACGCTGTTCGGCCAGTTGATGGGCGTGAACCCGAGCGTCGAGGTGTACCTGCTCGACAACGCGGGGCGGATCAAGGGCGACGATGCGCCGCCCGGCCACGTGAAGCGCGACCGCGTCGACCTCGCGCCCGTGCAGCGCTTCATCGCGGGCCAGCCGCTGCCGATCCTCGGCGACGATCCGCGCAGCCCCGATGCGCGCAAGGTATTCAGCGCCGCGCCGCTGCAGCGCGCCGGGCAGCCGCCGTCGGGCTATATCTATGTGGTGCTGCTCGGCGAGGCGCACGACCGGCTGGCCGCGCGCGTCGACGCCGGCAACGTACTGCGCACGACGCTGTGGTCGATGGCGGTCGTCGCGCTGCTCGGCCTGCTCGCGGGCCTCACCGCGTTCAGTTTCATCACGCGCCCGCTGCGCCGGCTGACGGACGCGATGCGCCGTTTCGACGCGAACGGCGCGCCCGACACGCAGCCGCCGGTGCCGCGCTCGCCGCCGGGCCGGCGCGGCGACGACATCGTCGTGCTCGAATCCGCGTTCGCGCAGATGGCCGACCGGATCGGCGACCAGTGGCGCGCGCTGACGCAGCAAGACCAGCAGCGGCGCGAACTGATCACGAACATCTCGCACGACCTGCGCACGCCGCTCACGTCGTTGCACGGCTATCTGGAGACGCTGTCGCTGAAGTCCGACACGCTCGCCGAGCCCGAACGGCGGCGCTACCTGTCGATCGCGCTCGCGCAGAGCACGAAGGTCGGCCGGCTCGCGCAGGCGCTGTTCGAACTCGCGCGGCTCGAATCGGGCAGCGTGCAGGCCGAGCGCGAGCCGTTCTCGCTCGTCGATCTCGTGCAGGACGTGTTCCAGAAATTCGAGCTGACCGCGCAGGCGCGCGGCGTCGCGCTGCATGCGCGGATTCCGCCGCGCGTGCCGGTCGTGTCGGCCGATCTCGGGATGATCGAGCGCGTGCTGACCAACCTGCTCGACAACGCGCTGCGGCACACGCCTTCGCACGGCGAGGTCGAGGTCGCGCTGGAGCCGCAGGGCGACCGCGTGGTCGTGACCGTGTCGGATACCGGGGAAGGGATTCCGGCGGCGCGCCGCGAAGGGCTGTTCCGGCGGCCGCAGCGGCCGATGAGCGGCGCGGCGGTGACGAGCGGCGGGCTCGGCCTGCTGATCGTGCACCGGATGCTGGCGCTGAACGGCAGCAGCATCCGGCTCGTCGACCGGGCCGGGCGCGGCGCGGTGTTCGAGTTTGCGCTGGCGGTCGCGTCGCCGGCAGTGGGCGACGCGCGCTGA
- a CDS encoding transketolase gives MDTETIHEAITLAERAYRIRRNAVLMGEVQGQGYVGQALDIADVLAVAYFGAMRYRPDDPEWEGRDRFLLSNGHYAIALYAALFEAGILPAEELETYGSDDSRLPMSGMASYTPGMEMSGGSLGQGLTIAVGRCLGLKRKGSDAFVCTLFSDGELDEGAIWEGLMSAAHWKLDNLIAIVDVNNQQADGPSTQVMAFEPLVDKLEAFGWYTQRVDGNDIDAVKRAFDNARRHDEPQPRIIVCDTKMGCGVPFLEAREKSHFIRVDAHEWKLALDALEAGRHA, from the coding sequence ATGGATACCGAAACCATCCATGAAGCGATCACGCTCGCCGAGCGCGCGTACCGCATCCGAAGAAACGCCGTGCTGATGGGCGAAGTCCAGGGGCAGGGCTATGTCGGCCAGGCGCTCGACATTGCCGATGTGCTGGCCGTCGCGTATTTCGGCGCGATGCGCTATCGCCCCGACGATCCCGAGTGGGAAGGGCGTGACCGCTTCCTGCTGTCGAACGGCCACTACGCGATCGCGCTGTACGCGGCGCTGTTCGAAGCCGGCATCCTGCCGGCCGAGGAACTCGAAACCTACGGCAGCGACGACAGTCGTCTGCCGATGTCGGGGATGGCGAGCTACACGCCCGGGATGGAGATGTCCGGCGGTTCGCTCGGGCAAGGCCTGACGATCGCGGTCGGTCGTTGCCTCGGCCTCAAGCGCAAGGGCTCGGATGCCTTCGTCTGTACGCTCTTTTCGGATGGCGAGCTCGACGAAGGTGCGATATGGGAAGGGCTCATGTCGGCCGCGCACTGGAAGCTCGACAACCTGATCGCGATCGTCGACGTGAACAACCAGCAGGCCGATGGCCCGTCGACGCAAGTCATGGCGTTCGAGCCGCTGGTCGACAAGCTCGAAGCGTTCGGCTGGTACACGCAACGCGTGGACGGCAACGATATCGACGCGGTAAAGCGCGCGTTCGACAACGCGCGCCGACATGACGAGCCGCAGCCGCGGATCATCGTTTGCGACACGAAGATGGGGTGCGGCGTGCCATTCCTCGAAGCACGCGAGAAGAGCCATTTCATCCGCGTCGATGCGCACGAGTGGAAGCTCGCGCTCGACGCACTCGAAGCAGGGAGACACGCATGA
- a CDS encoding AsmA family protein produces the protein MRNGHIVGKVAAWFGVVVALTIAALFVFVATFDWNRARPWVDDKVSDAIGRQFAINGDLRVGWHRPVSEHGWRAWVPWPRFSARNVTIANPDWARTKHFATLDAISFEVEALPLIARRIVIPAIDLANPSVDLERLADGRVNWTFQFTNADHPRKWTLDLHDIAFATGKLRYYDQQKQFDLSGVIDTLDKPIAFGDAMKQQAALARSESAQAVGQAGQKKLAAQVHRGSARSPAPVSGIEAASRASAAASQALAAASQASAAISTTAIAPAASAASSASATAASGATTSAASGASAGAAPAASVNAVSYTIGWTVDGTYKKGRVSGNGKIGNVLGLQGVQRPFPVQANLRFGDTKLALVGTLTDPAHLAAVDLRLWLAGTSMAHLYDVTGITLPETPPYATDGRLIGQFRASGNVFTYEDFTGRVGGSDLTGTLVYVSREPRPLLSGTLVSKVLRFADLAPIIGADTNASKARRGAAVAQPANKALPVEAFRTERWKKIDADVRFTGQRIIKSPSLPITDLTTHVVMQDGVLTLNPLNFGVAGGTLASNIHLDGNGTPLKARFTLQARHLKLKQLFPTFTVMQTALGEVNGDAALSAIGNSPAALASTSNGEVKTLVTDGTVSLVLMEAAGLNVANVVYEKLFGDRDVKINCAVADFVATNGVLDSRVFALDTEDAVIGMNGYVNLRDETMNLTIRPHTKGFRVISLRSPLYVTGTFKQPHVGVKPGALIARGGAAVALGVLNPLASLLALLQPGRDQPLPCKQMLTDMEQRPTAPPPGVRKEKKAAPAYMSAAPPASPAHVPADVEPEPAARAGRTASPGR, from the coding sequence ATGCGCAACGGCCATATCGTCGGCAAGGTGGCCGCGTGGTTCGGCGTTGTCGTTGCCCTGACGATTGCCGCGTTGTTCGTCTTCGTCGCGACGTTCGACTGGAACCGCGCGCGCCCTTGGGTCGATGACAAGGTATCGGACGCGATCGGACGGCAGTTCGCCATCAACGGCGACCTGCGTGTCGGGTGGCACCGGCCCGTGAGCGAGCATGGCTGGCGCGCCTGGGTGCCATGGCCGCGATTCAGCGCCCGCAATGTCACGATCGCCAACCCGGACTGGGCGCGCACGAAGCATTTCGCCACGCTCGACGCGATCAGCTTCGAAGTCGAGGCGCTGCCGCTGATCGCGCGCCGCATCGTGATTCCGGCCATCGACCTCGCCAATCCGTCCGTCGACCTCGAACGCCTCGCGGACGGGCGCGTCAACTGGACGTTCCAGTTCACGAATGCCGATCATCCGCGCAAGTGGACGCTCGACCTGCACGATATCGCGTTCGCCACCGGCAAGCTCCGCTACTACGACCAACAGAAGCAGTTCGACCTGAGCGGTGTGATCGACACGCTCGACAAGCCAATTGCGTTCGGCGATGCGATGAAGCAGCAAGCGGCGCTGGCGCGCAGCGAATCGGCGCAGGCCGTCGGCCAGGCGGGCCAAAAGAAACTCGCGGCACAGGTACACCGCGGTTCGGCACGATCCCCGGCGCCCGTGTCGGGTATCGAAGCGGCATCCCGCGCATCGGCAGCGGCGTCGCAGGCGTTGGCCGCGGCGTCGCAAGCGTCGGCCGCGATATCCACTACCGCGATCGCCCCGGCGGCATCGGCTGCGTCGAGCGCGTCCGCGACAGCGGCGTCGGGCGCGACGACCTCGGCTGCGTCCGGCGCGTCGGCAGGCGCCGCGCCCGCGGCGTCCGTAAACGCGGTCAGCTACACGATCGGGTGGACGGTCGACGGAACCTACAAGAAAGGGCGCGTCTCCGGCAATGGCAAGATCGGAAACGTGCTCGGGCTGCAAGGCGTTCAGCGCCCGTTTCCGGTCCAGGCCAATTTGCGCTTCGGCGATACGAAGCTGGCGCTCGTCGGCACGCTGACCGATCCGGCGCACCTGGCGGCGGTCGACCTGCGACTGTGGCTCGCGGGCACCAGCATGGCGCACCTGTACGACGTCACCGGCATCACGCTGCCCGAGACCCCGCCCTATGCGACCGACGGACGGCTGATCGGGCAATTCCGCGCGTCCGGAAATGTCTTCACGTACGAGGACTTCACGGGGCGTGTCGGCGGCAGCGATCTCACCGGCACGCTGGTGTACGTTTCGCGCGAACCGAGGCCGCTCCTGTCGGGCACGCTGGTGTCGAAGGTGCTGCGGTTCGCCGACCTGGCGCCGATCATCGGCGCCGATACGAATGCCAGCAAGGCACGCCGCGGCGCGGCGGTCGCGCAGCCCGCGAACAAGGCGCTGCCGGTCGAGGCGTTCCGCACGGAGCGCTGGAAGAAGATCGACGCCGACGTCCGGTTCACCGGGCAGCGCATCATCAAGTCCCCGAGCTTGCCGATCACCGATCTGACGACCCACGTCGTCATGCAGGACGGCGTGCTGACGCTCAACCCGCTGAACTTCGGCGTCGCGGGCGGCACGCTGGCGTCGAACATCCACCTGGACGGCAATGGCACGCCGCTCAAGGCGCGGTTCACGCTGCAGGCTCGGCACCTGAAGCTGAAGCAGCTGTTCCCGACGTTCACGGTCATGCAGACGGCGCTCGGCGAAGTCAACGGCGATGCCGCATTGTCGGCCATCGGCAACTCGCCGGCGGCGCTCGCCTCAACGTCCAACGGAGAAGTGAAGACGCTGGTCACGGACGGCACCGTGAGCCTGGTGCTGATGGAAGCGGCCGGGTTGAACGTGGCGAACGTGGTGTACGAGAAGCTGTTCGGCGATCGCGACGTGAAGATCAACTGTGCGGTGGCCGATTTCGTGGCCACCAATGGCGTGCTCGACTCGCGCGTATTCGCGCTCGACACCGAAGATGCGGTGATCGGCATGAACGGTTACGTGAACTTGCGGGACGAGACCATGAACCTGACGATTCGTCCGCATACCAAGGGGTTCCGGGTGATATCGCTGCGCTCGCCGCTGTACGTCACCGGCACCTTCAAGCAGCCTCACGTGGGCGTGAAGCCGGGGGCGCTCATCGCGCGCGGCGGGGCGGCGGTGGCGCTGGGCGTGCTGAATCCGCTCGCGAGTTTGCTCGCGTTGCTCCAGCCGGGCCGCGATCAGCCGCTGCCGTGCAAGCAGATGCTGACCGACATGGAGCAGCGCCCGACCGCGCCGCCACCGGGAGTACGAAAGGAGAAAAAGGCTGCACCGGCGTATATGAGTGCGGCGCCGCCTGCTTCACCGGCACACGTGCCGGCGGATGTCGAACCCGAGCCAGCGGCGCGGGCGGGCCGTACCGCCTCTCCTGGCCGGTAA
- a CDS encoding SDR family NAD(P)-dependent oxidoreductase: protein MLLDNKTIIVTGAASPRGIGKATARTLAAHGARVVILDLRREDAEAAAAELGPEHLGLACDVTDRDACVAAARETLDRHGRIDGLVNNAGVTQPVRTMDISGRDFDAIVGVNLRGTLYMSQAVLPAMKEQRGGSIVCMSSVSAQRGGGIFGGPHYSAAKAGVLGLAKAMAREFGADHIRINSITPGLIQTDITGDKLTPDMREEIIKGIPLGRLGDAADVANACLFLLSDLSSYLTGITLDVNGGMLIH, encoded by the coding sequence ATGTTGCTCGACAACAAGACCATCATCGTGACAGGCGCTGCATCGCCGCGCGGTATCGGCAAGGCCACGGCACGCACACTGGCTGCACATGGCGCACGTGTTGTGATTCTCGATCTGCGCCGCGAAGACGCCGAGGCGGCAGCCGCCGAACTCGGGCCGGAGCATCTCGGCCTGGCATGCGACGTGACCGACCGCGACGCGTGCGTGGCCGCGGCCCGCGAGACCCTGGACCGCCATGGTCGCATCGACGGCCTCGTGAACAACGCCGGCGTCACGCAGCCCGTGCGCACGATGGATATTTCCGGCCGGGACTTCGATGCGATCGTCGGCGTGAACCTGCGCGGCACGCTGTACATGTCGCAAGCGGTGCTGCCGGCGATGAAGGAGCAGCGCGGCGGCAGCATCGTGTGCATGTCGTCGGTGTCCGCGCAACGCGGCGGCGGTATCTTCGGCGGCCCGCACTACAGCGCCGCGAAGGCCGGCGTGCTCGGCCTCGCGAAGGCGATGGCGCGCGAATTCGGCGCCGACCATATTCGTATCAATTCGATCACGCCGGGCCTGATCCAGACCGACATCACCGGCGACAAGCTGACGCCGGACATGCGCGAGGAGATCATCAAGGGCATTCCGCTCGGCCGCCTCGGCGATGCCGCCGATGTCGCCAATGCGTGCCTGTTCCTGCTGAGCGACCTGTCGAGCTACTTGACGGGTATCACGCTCGACGTCAATGGCGGGATGCTGATCCACTGA
- a CDS encoding LysR substrate-binding domain-containing protein, translating into MRIPPLKAIIAFESVARTKSVNRAADELGLTASAVSHQLSNLESLIGQPLFQRSGRGLVLTPTGERYLADVTGSLADLSRATERASSRTEVDILRVHSSPSFGLMWLLPRLSSFQEANGDIQLNLACSYENVSFSNGFYDIDVRHGYGNWDNLEVRTVRGEFIAPLASPQYLERHPVKAPEELLAHRLIYSETPLVQWKQWFGRAGVSLAARKTFDFSFDRSYMSLETAALGLGIALESLMLASVKIREGLLVPVFDETHAVEVGAHHLVYPRQNAELPRVKRFLAWIEREVAAFGRPG; encoded by the coding sequence ATGCGTATCCCACCACTCAAGGCAATCATCGCGTTCGAAAGCGTGGCCCGGACCAAGAGCGTGAATCGCGCAGCGGACGAGCTCGGCCTGACCGCGTCCGCCGTGAGCCACCAGCTCAGCAACCTCGAATCGCTGATCGGTCAGCCGTTGTTCCAGCGATCGGGGCGCGGACTCGTCCTCACACCGACCGGCGAGCGCTACCTGGCGGACGTCACCGGCTCGCTGGCCGACCTGAGCCGCGCAACCGAGCGCGCGTCGAGCCGCACCGAAGTCGATATCCTGCGCGTGCATTCGAGCCCGAGCTTCGGGTTGATGTGGCTGCTGCCGCGGCTGTCGTCGTTTCAGGAGGCGAACGGCGATATCCAGCTGAACCTGGCGTGCTCTTACGAAAACGTGTCGTTCTCGAACGGCTTCTACGATATCGATGTCCGGCACGGCTACGGCAACTGGGACAACCTCGAGGTCAGGACGGTGCGCGGCGAGTTCATTGCGCCGCTCGCTTCGCCGCAATATCTCGAACGGCATCCGGTGAAGGCGCCGGAAGAACTGCTCGCGCATCGGCTGATCTATTCCGAAACGCCGTTGGTCCAGTGGAAGCAGTGGTTCGGTCGGGCCGGCGTATCGCTCGCGGCCCGGAAGACCTTCGATTTTTCATTCGACCGGTCATACATGTCGCTCGAAACCGCTGCGCTGGGCCTTGGCATCGCGCTCGAAAGCCTGATGCTTGCGTCGGTGAAGATCCGCGAAGGGCTGCTGGTTCCGGTGTTCGACGAGACTCATGCGGTCGAAGTCGGCGCGCATCACCTCGTTTACCCGCGGCAGAACGCGGAGCTGCCTCGCGTGAAGCGCTTTCTTGCGTGGATCGAGCGGGAGGTCGCGGCTTTCGGGCGGCCGGGCTGA
- a CDS encoding response regulator transcription factor — MDHPKRILIVEDDADIADVLSLHLRDERYEVVHSADGAEGLRLLEQGNWDALILDLMLPGVDGLEICRRARAMTRYTPIIITSARSSEVHRILGLELGADDYLAKPFSVLELVARVKALLRRVDALARDSRIDAGTLDIAGLSIDPIAREASVDGARIDLTPREFDLLYFFARHPGKVFSRMDLLNAVWGYQHEGYEHTVNTHINRLRAKIEADPAEPVRILTVWGRGYKLAAPGQRDA; from the coding sequence ATGGACCATCCGAAACGCATCCTGATCGTCGAGGACGACGCCGACATCGCCGACGTGCTGAGCCTGCACCTGCGCGACGAGCGCTACGAAGTCGTGCACAGCGCGGACGGCGCGGAAGGGCTGCGCCTGCTCGAACAGGGCAACTGGGACGCGCTGATCCTCGACCTGATGCTGCCGGGCGTCGACGGCCTCGAAATCTGCCGGCGCGCACGCGCGATGACGCGCTACACGCCGATCATCATCACGAGTGCGCGCTCGAGCGAGGTGCACCGGATCCTCGGCCTCGAACTCGGCGCCGACGACTATCTGGCGAAGCCGTTCTCGGTGCTCGAACTCGTCGCGCGCGTGAAGGCGCTGCTGCGGCGCGTCGACGCGCTCGCGCGCGATTCGCGGATCGACGCGGGCACGCTCGACATCGCCGGGCTGTCGATCGACCCGATCGCGCGCGAGGCGAGCGTCGACGGCGCGCGCATCGACCTCACGCCGCGCGAATTCGACCTGCTGTATTTCTTCGCGCGGCATCCGGGCAAGGTGTTCTCGCGGATGGACCTGCTCAATGCCGTGTGGGGCTACCAGCACGAAGGCTACGAACACACGGTCAACACCCACATCAACCGGCTGCGCGCGAAGATCGAGGCCGATCCGGCCGAGCCCGTGCGGATCCTCACCGTGTGGGGACGCGGCTACAAGCTCGCCGCGCCGGGCCAGCGAGACGCATGA
- a CDS encoding MFS transporter — MRAKYPAPPVPGEMLQRDDAQTFEAATYAKVARRLIPFLMLCYLGAYLDRVNVGFAKLQMLNDLRFSETVYGMGAGIFFLGYFLFEVPSNLILHRVGARRWLARIMLTWAVISASFVFVKSPTAFYVLRFLLGVAEAGFAPGVILYLTYWFPSARRAKALSLFFMAIPLAGIIGGPLSGAIMHSLHGAMSMAGWKWLFLLEALPSFVLGFAILLYLDDGIAGAKWLTDAEKALLARNVSADAEHTTAHLSIRAFVADRRLWLMAAIYFCVVLGQYGLTFWLPTIIRKAGVADPLWVGLFTAIPYACAIIALPLIGISADRRRERRFHLAVPMLIAAAAFATLPMLGSVSASIVCLSIASAGILASSSQFWSLPTALLGGMSAAAGIAAVNCFANLAGFFSPAIVGWLNDLTGKSTAGLLFISVAIAVGALLVFLVPRSVNR; from the coding sequence ATGAGAGCAAAGTACCCCGCACCGCCGGTTCCGGGCGAGATGCTGCAACGGGACGATGCGCAGACGTTCGAAGCGGCCACCTACGCGAAGGTGGCGCGACGGCTGATTCCGTTCCTGATGTTGTGCTACCTGGGCGCCTATCTCGACCGCGTCAACGTCGGATTCGCGAAACTGCAGATGCTCAACGACCTGCGTTTCAGCGAGACGGTGTACGGCATGGGTGCAGGCATTTTCTTTCTCGGCTACTTTCTGTTCGAAGTGCCGAGCAACCTGATCCTGCATCGCGTCGGCGCACGCCGCTGGCTCGCCCGCATCATGCTGACGTGGGCAGTCATTTCGGCGAGCTTCGTGTTCGTCAAGTCGCCCACCGCGTTCTATGTGCTGCGGTTTCTGCTCGGCGTCGCCGAAGCGGGCTTTGCACCGGGCGTGATCCTGTATCTCACGTACTGGTTCCCGTCGGCACGCCGCGCGAAGGCGCTGTCGCTGTTCTTCATGGCGATTCCGCTGGCGGGGATCATCGGCGGGCCGCTGTCGGGCGCGATCATGCATTCGCTGCACGGCGCGATGTCGATGGCGGGCTGGAAGTGGTTGTTCCTGCTCGAGGCGCTGCCTTCGTTCGTGCTGGGTTTTGCGATCCTGCTGTATCTCGATGACGGCATTGCCGGCGCGAAATGGCTGACCGATGCCGAAAAGGCCTTGCTGGCGCGCAACGTGTCGGCCGACGCCGAGCACACTACCGCCCACCTGTCGATTCGTGCGTTCGTCGCCGACCGCCGCCTGTGGCTGATGGCCGCGATCTACTTCTGTGTCGTGCTGGGGCAGTACGGCCTCACGTTCTGGCTGCCCACGATCATTCGCAAGGCCGGTGTCGCCGATCCGCTGTGGGTGGGCCTGTTCACCGCGATCCCGTATGCGTGCGCAATCATCGCGCTGCCGCTGATCGGCATAAGCGCGGATCGCCGCCGCGAGCGCCGCTTCCATCTCGCGGTGCCGATGCTGATCGCGGCGGCGGCCTTCGCGACTTTGCCGATGCTCGGCAGCGTCAGCGCGTCGATCGTGTGCCTGAGCATTGCGTCCGCCGGCATCCTCGCGTCGTCGTCGCAGTTCTGGTCGCTGCCGACGGCCCTGCTGGGCGGGATGTCGGCGGCGGCGGGCATCGCTGCCGTCAACTGCTTCGCCAATCTCGCGGGCTTCTTCTCGCCGGCGATCGTCGGCTGGCTGAACGACCTGACCGGCAAGTCCACCGCGGGACTGCTCTTCATCTCCGTCGCGATCGCGGTCGGCGCTCTGCTGGTGTTCCTGGTGCCCCGATCCGTCAACCGCTGA
- a CDS encoding transketolase family protein produces the protein MSTVDNKPRLKTSAMIASIAAEGQATRPAPFGHALAKLARTSSNVIGMTADLGKYTDLHIFAKEFPERYYQMGMAEQLLMGAAAGFAHEGAQPFVTTYAVFATRRAYDFIHQAIAEDNLDVKLVCALPGLTTGYGPSHQAAEDLALMRAMPNMTVIDPCDALDIEQMVPAIAAHKGPVYARLLRGNVPAVLDEYDYRFELGKAKLLRDGNDVLLISSGIMTMRALEVAKALEADRVDVAVLHVPTIKPLDTATIVREAARMGRMVIVAENHTVIGGLGEAVATALIGAGVAVPFRQIALPDAYLAAGALPTLHKRYGISAGAMQANIKSWLA, from the coding sequence ATGAGCACCGTCGACAACAAGCCGCGCCTGAAGACTTCCGCGATGATCGCGTCCATCGCGGCAGAAGGGCAGGCCACGCGTCCCGCGCCGTTCGGCCATGCGCTCGCGAAGCTCGCGCGGACGAGCAGCAATGTGATCGGAATGACCGCCGATCTCGGGAAGTACACCGACCTGCACATCTTCGCGAAGGAATTTCCGGAGCGTTACTACCAGATGGGCATGGCCGAGCAGTTGCTGATGGGCGCGGCCGCCGGGTTCGCGCACGAAGGCGCGCAGCCGTTCGTCACGACCTATGCGGTATTCGCCACGCGCCGTGCATACGACTTCATTCATCAGGCGATTGCCGAGGACAATCTCGATGTGAAGCTGGTGTGCGCGCTGCCGGGACTGACCACCGGCTACGGGCCGAGCCACCAGGCCGCCGAAGATCTGGCGCTGATGCGCGCGATGCCGAACATGACGGTGATCGACCCGTGCGACGCGCTGGATATCGAGCAGATGGTGCCGGCCATTGCTGCGCACAAGGGGCCGGTATACGCACGCCTGCTGCGTGGAAACGTGCCGGCCGTGCTCGATGAATACGATTACCGTTTCGAACTCGGCAAGGCCAAGCTGCTGCGCGACGGTAACGACGTGCTGTTGATCTCGTCCGGGATCATGACGATGCGCGCGCTCGAGGTTGCGAAGGCACTTGAAGCCGATCGCGTCGATGTGGCCGTGCTGCACGTGCCGACGATCAAGCCGCTCGATACGGCGACCATCGTTCGCGAGGCGGCGCGCATGGGACGCATGGTGATCGTCGCCGAGAACCATACGGTGATCGGCGGACTCGGCGAAGCGGTGGCGACTGCGTTGATCGGGGCCGGTGTTGCCGTGCCGTTCCGCCAGATCGCCCTGCCGGATGCATACCTCGCCGCGGGCGCGTTGCCGACGTTGCACAAGCGCTACGGGATCTCGGCCGGCGCGATGCAGGCGAACATCAAGTCGTGGCTCGCGTAG